From Archaeoglobus sulfaticallidus PM70-1:
AATGCAAGGACTGTGGTGCATACACCTGCCCGCCAAAGGCTGTTTGCGATAGCTGTGGTAGCAGAAATCTTGAGAAGGTTCAGCTTTCTGGTAAAGGAGTAATCAGAACATTCACAACCACCTACATCGCTCCAGCAGGATATGATAAGGAGGTCCCGTACACTGTTGCGATGGTCGAGCTTGAGGAGGGTCCATGGATTGTGGGCAGGCTGGATTTCGATAAGGCTGATGAGGTTGGACAGGGTCTTATCGGCGAGGAAGTTGAGGTATTTGGAAAGGAGATGCCAACGGAGATGTTCTATCCTGATAAGAAGAGGAGAGTTGTGCCTTACTTCAGGCTTTTGAGGTGATACGATGAATTTTGACTTTAATGAAGATCAGAAGATGCTGCAGGATGCAGTTAGGGAGTTCGCCGAGAAGGAGATAATGCCTTATGGTAGGGAATACGATGAGAAAGCAGAGTATCCGATGGATATATACAAAAAAGCGGCAAAGCTCGGGTTTATTGGAGCAAGCATACCTGAAGAATACAACGGTGCCGGAATGGGGTGTGTTGATGAGGCGATTATAAGCATGGAGTTCTGCAGGGCGGATTCATCGATAGGCTCGGCAATAGACCTCGCAACGCTTGGAGTTCCAATGCTGAGATACTTCGGAAGCGAGGAGCAGAAGGAGAACTTCATGGCGAAAGTTCCTAAGGGTGAGGGGCCATCTGCCATAGCAATCACCGAGCCAGATTGCGGTACGGATGTTGCTGCGATGAGGACAAGGGCGCAGCTTGACGGGGATGAGTGGGTTCTTAACGGTACAAAGCAGTTCATAACCAACGGTAAGGTTGGTATATACACAGTTGTGCTGGCAAAGACCGATGTCAACGCCAGCCCACCGCACAAGGGCATTTCAGCGTTTCTTGTTGAGACGGACAGAGAGGGCTACAAGGCAAACCCGATACACAAGATGGGAATGAACTGCCACGATACAAGTGAGGTGGTTCTCAACAATGTCAGAATTCCGAAAGAGAACCTGATCGGAGTGGAGAACAGAGGATTCTACCAGCTAATGCGATTCTTCAACGAGAGCAGGATTAAGATCGGAGCATTGCATCTTGGAATTGCCATAGGTGCCTACGAGAGAGCCTTGCAGTACGCCAAGGAAAGAAAAGCCTTTGGCAAGCCCCTCATAGAGCATCAGGCGATCCAGTTCAAGTTAGCAGATATGTTCACGGCAATAGAGTCAGCTAAGCTGTTAATTTTCAAGGCTGCATATCTGGTTGACAAGGGTGAGCCAAATCCTGCATTAAGCAGTGCTGCAAAGCTGTACGCGAGTGAGACTGCGATAAAGGTTACCTATGAGGCTGTTCAGGTGTTTGGTGGGTATGGGTTCAGCAAGGAGTACGATGTTGAGAGGTACTACAGGGATGCGAGAGTGGGTACGATTTATGAGGGGACAAGCGAAGCTCAGAGGATAGTTATTGGTAGAACGCTTGCTGGAAGGATTAAATCTTAATTTTGAGGTGATATTGTGAAGGTGGATGATGTAAAGGTCGTTGGAGTTCTTGGAGCAGGAACGATGGGTAATGGTATTGTTCAGGTCTGTGCGATGGCTGGTTATGAAGTAATAATGAGGGATATCGAGCAGAGTTTTCTCGATAGAGGAATGAATGCTATAAAGAAAAGCCTCTCAAAGTTCGTATCCAAGGGCAAAATGACTGAGGATGAAATGAACGCTGTGCTTGACAGGATAAAGCCGACTCTCGACATGAAGGATTTGGAGTCTGCAGATCTTGTCATCGAAGCTGTTGTGGAGAAGATGGATGTTAAGAAGGCTGTTTTCAAAGAGCTGAATGAGATTGTTAAAAATCAGGATGCGATATTTGCATCCAACACATCAACACTCAGCATAACTGAGATGTCTGCTGTCACGAGGAAGCCTGAGAACTTTGTCGGAATTCACTTCATGAATCCTGTGCCGCTGATGAAGGGTGTTGAAATTGTGAGAGGGTTGCTGACAAGCGATGAGACTCTGAACTTCGCTGTTGAGTTCGTTAAGAAAATTGGTAAAGAGCCTGTGGTGTGCAAGGACTCTGCTGGATTTATAAGCAACAGAATCCTCATGCCATGGATAAATGAAGGAATCTATGTGCTGTACGAGGGAATAGCGACCAAGGAGGAGATAGACAAGGGGATGAGGCTATTCACTAATGTCCCGATGGGCCCGCTGGAGCTTGCAGACCTGATAGGGCTTGATATCTGCCTTGCAGCAATAGAAACCCTTCACAGGGAGCTTGGTGATAAGTACAGGCCATGTCCACTGCTGAAGCAGATGGTCAGTGCCGGATTGCTCGGAAGGAAGACTGGAAGAGGATTCTACGAGTACTGACTTTTTTATTTTATTCTTGTTTGCAGTCAATTGCACGCTCGAGAATCCATTTCAGCTTCTCGGCATCAAGGTTCCTGCTTATCCTGACG
This genomic window contains:
- a CDS encoding Zn-ribbon domain-containing OB-fold protein; its protein translation is MIVITFKEYFDALLEGKLLGLKCKDCGAYTCPPKAVCDSCGSRNLEKVQLSGKGVIRTFTTTYIAPAGYDKEVPYTVAMVELEEGPWIVGRLDFDKADEVGQGLIGEEVEVFGKEMPTEMFYPDKKRRVVPYFRLLR
- a CDS encoding acyl-CoA dehydrogenase family protein, encoding MNFDFNEDQKMLQDAVREFAEKEIMPYGREYDEKAEYPMDIYKKAAKLGFIGASIPEEYNGAGMGCVDEAIISMEFCRADSSIGSAIDLATLGVPMLRYFGSEEQKENFMAKVPKGEGPSAIAITEPDCGTDVAAMRTRAQLDGDEWVLNGTKQFITNGKVGIYTVVLAKTDVNASPPHKGISAFLVETDREGYKANPIHKMGMNCHDTSEVVLNNVRIPKENLIGVENRGFYQLMRFFNESRIKIGALHLGIAIGAYERALQYAKERKAFGKPLIEHQAIQFKLADMFTAIESAKLLIFKAAYLVDKGEPNPALSSAAKLYASETAIKVTYEAVQVFGGYGFSKEYDVERYYRDARVGTIYEGTSEAQRIVIGRTLAGRIKS
- a CDS encoding 3-hydroxyacyl-CoA dehydrogenase family protein yields the protein MVKVDDVKVVGVLGAGTMGNGIVQVCAMAGYEVIMRDIEQSFLDRGMNAIKKSLSKFVSKGKMTEDEMNAVLDRIKPTLDMKDLESADLVIEAVVEKMDVKKAVFKELNEIVKNQDAIFASNTSTLSITEMSAVTRKPENFVGIHFMNPVPLMKGVEIVRGLLTSDETLNFAVEFVKKIGKEPVVCKDSAGFISNRILMPWINEGIYVLYEGIATKEEIDKGMRLFTNVPMGPLELADLIGLDICLAAIETLHRELGDKYRPCPLLKQMVSAGLLGRKTGRGFYEY